The Candidatus Pantoea soli genome window below encodes:
- a CDS encoding hybrid sensor histidine kinase/response regulator, with amino-acid sequence MPDSLLPKALDSLRAAMLMYDDQERLVAWNQQVVRFYPGMEHCIHTGMTLTALAEAFIATVYMTENAQSRQAMADNLVSRCRLDNHSEMRRIGNRQVFVQHNRTPDGGIVSLHIDMSGFTMINESRQQLHADFVLAAESTQIGIWDWQQQHDLLQVNDALLNMLGYPRETWHYSASFLDTLLHPDDREPLQQLFASASNQQLPVFEREIRLLHRNGNYRWMLLSGQVASVTVDGGTERVIGTLQDITKRKEAEQLSLQAVAAARGANEAKSAFLANMSHEIRTPMNGILGMTQLCLDTRLTAEQREYMTLVYHSAHTLLRIINDILDYSKIEAGKIELDEETFEIRPFLHAIMRPLMPAASEKNIELLLNVAPEVPQTFVADTVRLRQILTNLVSNALKFTHQGEVELAVKRDAATHRLHFRVRDTGIGIPLEKQQLIFESFSQADTSTTRKYGGTGLGLTISARLAERLGGELKVQSEPGSGSVFSFSLPLPAQDAADALKTSPRLAQLPVLVVDDNATNRHLMSDMLRNMGLLPALAASAADALALLQTHPVYPLILLDAQMPDKDGIALALEIRANPAFRSSQIIMLSSMSRSMDAEQLSRIGVNYFLGKPVDQRELYEVILAALNNQPRPAADHPGERTEPPQTAATSLRILLAEDNLVNQKLAAHFLTRLGHEFAIVGNGIDALTQLQHARWDLILMDLQMPELDGEQATRLIREREAVASPPRHQRIIAMTAHAMKGDEEYCLQIGFDGYIAKPVSQEALHSEIQRVMALPEATPPAAPPVSDGAALAQQLGLEATLLQELLTLFAGSLPDLHAQLTLALQDADNERIRRISHKLRGEASIFGFNALTQFLQQLEEQARQHQPPDRDAVSRLAALAQQVRLQLERLQEDV; translated from the coding sequence ATGCCGGATAGTTTGCTACCGAAAGCGCTCGACTCACTGCGCGCAGCCATGCTGATGTACGACGATCAGGAGCGTCTGGTGGCCTGGAACCAGCAGGTGGTGCGCTTTTATCCCGGTATGGAGCACTGCATCCACACCGGGATGACGCTGACAGCGCTGGCAGAAGCGTTCATCGCCACGGTGTACATGACAGAAAACGCCCAGAGTCGTCAGGCGATGGCCGACAACCTGGTCAGCCGCTGCCGGCTGGATAACCACAGCGAGATGCGCCGCATCGGCAACCGGCAGGTGTTTGTGCAGCATAACCGCACGCCGGACGGCGGCATTGTCAGCCTGCATATCGATATGTCCGGCTTTACAATGATTAACGAATCACGCCAGCAGCTGCACGCCGATTTTGTGCTGGCCGCCGAATCGACGCAGATCGGTATCTGGGACTGGCAGCAGCAGCATGATTTGCTGCAGGTCAACGACGCGCTGCTGAACATGCTGGGGTATCCGCGCGAGACCTGGCACTACAGCGCCAGCTTCCTCGATACCCTGCTGCATCCCGACGATCGCGAACCGCTGCAGCAGCTGTTTGCTTCTGCCAGTAACCAGCAGCTGCCGGTGTTTGAGCGGGAAATCCGTTTGTTACACCGTAACGGCAATTACCGCTGGATGCTGCTCTCCGGTCAGGTAGCCAGCGTCACCGTCGACGGCGGCACGGAACGGGTGATTGGCACGCTGCAGGACATCACCAAGCGTAAAGAAGCGGAACAGCTGTCGCTGCAGGCGGTGGCCGCCGCGCGCGGCGCCAACGAGGCGAAAAGCGCGTTTCTCGCCAACATGAGCCATGAAATCCGCACGCCGATGAACGGCATCCTCGGCATGACGCAGCTGTGTCTCGATACCCGGCTGACGGCTGAACAGCGCGAATACATGACGCTGGTTTACCACTCAGCGCATACGCTGCTGCGCATTATCAACGACATCCTGGATTACTCGAAAATTGAAGCCGGCAAAATAGAGCTGGATGAAGAGACGTTTGAGATCCGCCCCTTCCTGCACGCGATCATGCGGCCGCTGATGCCCGCCGCGTCGGAAAAAAATATTGAGCTGCTGCTTAATGTCGCGCCGGAGGTGCCGCAGACTTTTGTCGCCGACACCGTCCGTCTGCGGCAGATCCTCACCAACCTGGTCAGCAATGCGCTGAAGTTCACTCATCAGGGTGAAGTGGAACTGGCGGTAAAACGTGATGCCGCCACGCACCGGCTGCACTTTCGCGTGCGCGACACCGGCATTGGCATTCCGCTGGAGAAGCAGCAGCTGATCTTCGAATCCTTCAGCCAGGCGGACACCTCCACCACACGCAAATATGGCGGCACCGGGCTGGGCCTGACCATTTCGGCGCGCCTCGCTGAACGGCTGGGCGGCGAGCTGAAGGTACAGAGTGAGCCCGGCAGCGGCAGCGTCTTCAGCTTTTCGCTGCCGCTGCCGGCGCAGGACGCCGCCGACGCGCTGAAAACCTCACCGCGCCTTGCGCAGCTACCGGTACTGGTGGTGGATGACAACGCCACCAACCGGCATCTGATGAGCGATATGCTGCGCAATATGGGGCTGCTGCCGGCCTTAGCCGCCAGCGCCGCCGATGCGCTGGCGCTGCTGCAAACGCACCCGGTCTACCCGCTGATTTTGCTGGATGCACAGATGCCGGACAAAGACGGCATTGCGCTGGCGCTGGAGATCCGCGCCAATCCGGCTTTTCGCAGCAGCCAGATCATCATGCTGAGTTCCATGAGCCGGTCAATGGACGCCGAACAGCTCAGCCGGATTGGCGTGAACTATTTCCTTGGCAAGCCGGTGGATCAGCGTGAGCTGTATGAGGTAATCCTCGCCGCGCTCAACAACCAGCCGCGGCCAGCCGCCGATCATCCCGGTGAACGCACCGAACCGCCCCAGACTGCCGCTACCTCGCTGCGCATTCTGCTGGCGGAAGATAATCTGGTGAACCAAAAGCTTGCGGCCCATTTCCTTACCCGGCTCGGGCACGAGTTTGCCATTGTCGGCAACGGCATTGATGCACTGACCCAGCTGCAGCACGCCCGCTGGGACCTGATACTGATGGATTTGCAGATGCCGGAGCTGGATGGCGAACAGGCCACGCGGCTGATTCGGGAGCGCGAAGCCGTCGCCTCGCCGCCGCGCCACCAGCGCATTATTGCCATGACGGCGCATGCCATGAAGGGTGATGAGGAGTACTGCCTGCAGATTGGCTTTGACGGCTACATCGCTAAACCGGTGAGCCAAGAGGCGCTGCACAGTGAAATTCAGCGCGTGATGGCGTTGCCGGAAGCGACGCCGCCCGCCGCGCCGCCGGTTTCTGACGGGGCGGCGCTGGCGCAGCAGCTGGGACTGGAGGCGACGCTACTGCAGGAGCTGCTGACGCTGTTTGCCGGCTCGCTGCCCGATCTGCACGCCCAGCTGACGCTGGCGCTGCAGGACGCGGATAACGAACGCATCCGCCGCATCAGCCACAAGCTGCGCGGCGAAGCCTCGATTTTTGGCTTTAACGCACTGACGCAGTTCCTGCAGCAGCTGGAGGAGCAGGCGCGGCAGCATCAGCCACCCGATCGCGACGCCGTGTCACGCCTGGCTGCCCTGGCGCAGCAGGTCCGGCTTCAGCTTGAACGCCTGCAGGAGGATGTATGA
- a CDS encoding DUF3131 domain-containing protein yields MPKTVIRLAGLLLLLAVAGSAWLLARHDAAGWRWLTHGGWHTSARTGALTDEEQRWAAVAWRYFENNQQSSGLVNGSDRRQVTSLWQMGDSLIALTAARELRLIDDATFDRRLTQLLGSLNRLPLTQSGIPNLLYNTQTLAMVGYRNTPQVIGWSSRDLARLMMALRIVAAFHPQYSEYLERVVLRWNFCPVVDKQGQLNAALAEQQQLRVRPEGRLGDSEYSAAGLGLWGFANDRSLRPPAQHVIIYGLALDVDSRDPRTTWTPSAITTTPYVLSGLEYGWELPGADREIIRQQRQRASNVYRAQELRWQREGILTARSDFTLAAPPWHVNDTLFANGYAWNTLADDGKWVPTLAQVSTRAVFGLWALWQTPFTDALMQMTRLQYDDKRGWYEGRVEATGDYNRAITLSTNAMVLEALLFKANMGPLLGSATLPADSYFRRQTNDPFNPPSRCFPFVKGETAPASD; encoded by the coding sequence ATGCCTAAAACAGTAATTCGCCTTGCCGGGTTATTACTGCTGCTGGCGGTGGCGGGCAGCGCCTGGCTGCTGGCGCGGCACGACGCCGCCGGCTGGCGCTGGCTGACGCACGGTGGCTGGCACACCAGCGCGCGCACCGGTGCGCTGACCGATGAAGAGCAGCGCTGGGCGGCCGTCGCCTGGCGTTACTTTGAAAACAACCAGCAGAGCAGCGGCCTGGTCAACGGCAGCGACAGGCGCCAGGTGACCAGCCTGTGGCAGATGGGTGACAGCCTGATTGCGCTGACCGCGGCGCGCGAGCTGCGGCTGATTGATGATGCGACGTTTGACCGCCGCCTGACGCAGCTGCTGGGCAGCCTGAACCGCCTGCCGCTGACGCAGAGCGGCATACCTAACCTGCTGTATAACACGCAAACCCTCGCCATGGTTGGCTACCGCAATACGCCGCAGGTCATTGGCTGGTCCTCGCGCGATCTGGCGCGGCTGATGATGGCGCTGCGCATTGTGGCGGCGTTTCATCCGCAGTACAGCGAATACCTTGAGCGCGTGGTGCTGCGCTGGAACTTCTGTCCGGTGGTGGATAAACAGGGGCAGCTCAACGCCGCGCTGGCCGAGCAGCAGCAGCTGCGCGTGCGGCCGGAAGGACGGCTCGGTGACAGCGAATACAGTGCGGCGGGCCTCGGGCTGTGGGGCTTTGCCAACGATCGCTCGCTGCGCCCGCCGGCTCAGCACGTGATTATTTACGGACTGGCGCTGGATGTGGACAGCCGCGATCCGCGCACCACCTGGACCCCCAGCGCCATTACCACGACGCCCTATGTGCTGAGCGGACTGGAGTATGGCTGGGAGCTGCCAGGGGCCGACCGCGAGATCATCCGGCAGCAGCGGCAGCGCGCCAGCAACGTCTATCGCGCTCAGGAGCTGCGCTGGCAGCGTGAAGGCATTCTGACCGCGCGCAGCGATTTTACCCTTGCGGCACCGCCCTGGCATGTCAATGACACCCTGTTCGCCAACGGCTACGCGTGGAACACCCTGGCCGACGACGGAAAATGGGTGCCCACGCTGGCACAGGTCTCAACGCGCGCGGTGTTTGGCCTGTGGGCGCTCTGGCAGACGCCCTTTACCGATGCGCTGATGCAGATGACGCGCCTGCAGTATGACGATAAGCGCGGCTGGTATGAAGGGCGCGTGGAGGCGACCGGCGATTACAACCGCGCCATCACCCTCTCCACCAACGCGATGGTGCTGGAAGCGCTGCTGTTCAAAGCCAATATGGGGCCGCTGCTGGGCAGCGCTACGCTGCCTGCCGACAGCTATTTCCGCCGCCAGACAAACGATCCTTTTAACCCGCCTTCGCGCTGCTTTCCCTTTGTAAAGGGTGAAACCGCGCCGGCCAGCGATTAA